A window of Persephonella sp. genomic DNA:
CCCACTGTAAATATTCCTAACTTTTTTGCAACTTCAACTGCATTAATCACATTTTCAGAATTTCCACTGGTGGATATCCCTATCAGAATATCCCCTTTCTGCCCTAAAGCCTCAACCTGTCTGGAAAATATATATTCAAAACCATAATCATTTCCAATGGCTGTTAAAGCTGATGTATCTGTTGTTAGGGCTATGGCAGGATATCCTTTCCTTTCCTTTTCAAATCTTCCTACTATCTCAGCTGCAAAATGCTGTGCATCTGCGGCAGAACCACCATTTCCACATATTAGAACCTTGTATCCTGCTTTGAGCCTTTTTGCCATTAATATCCCTAATGCAGCTATTTGCTCTGAATATTTATAAACAAACTCCTTTTTTAATGAGGCACTTTCCTCAAATATATTTATAATAAGGTCTTCCATTTTTCTCTCCTTGATTTTTTATTAGAAGATATTATAATATATACTCTCTCACGCGGAGGGTTGGCCGAGCGGACGAAGGCGGGTGATTTGAAATCACTTGAGGGTTAACAGCCCTCCGGGGGT
This region includes:
- the gmhA gene encoding D-sedoheptulose 7-phosphate isomerase, with protein sequence MEDLIINIFEESASLKKEFVYKYSEQIAALGILMAKRLKAGYKVLICGNGGSAADAQHFAAEIVGRFEKERKGYPAIALTTDTSALTAIGNDYGFEYIFSRQVEALGQKGDILIGISTSGNSENVINAVEVAKKLGIFTVGFLGKDGGKLKDIVDTAFIVPHNRTARIQEVHLTLEHALCNVIDLYLTGEIQE